The following proteins come from a genomic window of Malus sylvestris chromosome 4, drMalSylv7.2, whole genome shotgun sequence:
- the LOC126618142 gene encoding uncharacterized protein LOC126618142, translating into MRIPSISMALCLNFRSVINPELSLLTELSLLSWSPSSSHAGESPCLSLSLISPSLSSSLTRSLSSLSLISTSFSSFILILSSSSPDCTTGICKGTFSGGICSSTCKALHIALPADQMRAHGEQMRAQLKAQGEEMRTYAEMVRDLVQAIQMSGLQISLPAPHLVSPSTSEPPRPADTQ; encoded by the exons atgcgtatcccatcaattTCAAtg GCGCTTTGTTTAAATTTTCGCTCTGTGATAAACCCCGAACTCTCTCTTCTCACTGAACTCTCTCTTCTCAGTTGGTCTCCCTCATCCTCTCACGCAGGTGAATCACCTTGTCTCTCCCTCTCGCTCATAtcgccctctctctcctcctcgctcactcggtctctctcttccctctcactCATATCGACTTCCTTCTCATCCTTCATCCTCATCCTGTCCTCATCCTCTCCCGACTGCACAACAG GTATATGTAAAGGCACTTTCAGTGGAGGAATTTGCAGTTCGACTTGCAAAGCACTTCACATCGCTTTACCAGCAG ACCAGATGAGGGCCCATGGCGAGCAGATGAGGGCGCAGCTAAAGGCCCAAGGCGAGGAGATGAGGACCTATGCCGAGATGGTGAGAGACCTTGTACAAGCCATACAAATGTCCGGCCTCCAAATCTCGCTACCAGCACCTCATCTTGTTTCACCTTCGACCTCAGAGCCACCTCGCCCTGCCGATACCCAATAG
- the LOC126618493 gene encoding probable pectate lyase 12: MIPRTCIVLLFLLTSFYPLASAFVNLTLPGQHPNPDEVVLQVNRMVNASLARRHMLQTTQKDQLVSACLTGNPIDDCWKCDPDWPNNRQSLADCAIGFGQYAHGGKGGEYYIVTDSSDDDAVTPRPGTLRYAVIQTEPLWIVFPGNMLIKLSQELIFNSYKTLDGRGANVHIVGGGCITLQYISNVIIHNVHIHHCHQSGQANVRSSPTHYGFRTESDGDGISIFGSKDIWIDHCSLSHCKDGLIDAVMGSTGITISNNYFSHHNEVMLLGHSDDYLPDSGMQVTIAFNHFGEKLVQRMPRCRRGYIHVVNNDFTQWEMYAIGGSGNPTINSQGNRYTAPSDRNAKEVTKRVETAEGKWRDWNWRSEGDIMVNGAFFVASGEGMELKYEKAYSVEPKSAVLIDQLIMHAGALGVGGRDNNLGKWSSDGDGNGLGSGPDYTDDMSGSSSILLPPLPSTCTVFSFFISLSFLLVLYVIPDDMYL; this comes from the exons ATGATCCCCCGAACCTGCattgtccttctctttcttctcacCTCATTTTATCCTCTTGCCTCAGCATTCGTCAACCTCACTCTCCCTGGTCAGCATCCCAACCCAGATGAAGTTGTTCTACAAGTTAATAG gATGGTTAATGCTTCATTAGCAAGAAGGCATATGCTGCAAACAACCCAGAAAGACCAGCTGGTTTCTGCATGCTTAACTGGTAACCCGATAGACGACTGCTGGAAATGTGATCCAGATTGGCCAAACAACAGGCAAAGCCTGGCAGATTGTGCAATAGGGTTTGGCCAATATGCTCATGGAGGCAAAGGTGGTGAGTATTACATTGTGACGGACTCTTCGGATGACGATGCCGTGACTCCGAGGCCAGGCACTCTCAGATATGCTGTGATTCAGACTGAGCCACTCTGGATTGTGTTCCCTGGCAACATGCTCATCAAGCTCTCCCAAGAACTCATATTCAACAGCTACAAAACCCTCGATGGCCGCGGAGCCAATGTCCACATTGTGGGTGGTGGATGCATCACTCTGCAGTACATAAGCAATGTCATCATCCACAATGTGCATATCCACCATTGTCATCAGTCAG GTCAGGCTAATGTGCGTTCAAGCCCTACTCACTATGGCTTTCGCACAGAATCAGACGGTGATGGGATCTCCATCTTTGGATCCAAAGACATATGGATAGACCATTGTAGCCTATCACACTGCAAGGATGGACTGATAGATGCAGTGATGGGGTCCACAGGAATaacaatatcaaacaattatttTTCTCATCACAATGAAGTCATGCTGCTGGGCCACAGCGATGACTACTTGCCTGACTCCGGCATGCAAGTCACCATAGCCTTCAATCACTTTGGAGAAAAGTTGGTGCAGAGAATGCCTAG GTGTAGAAGGGGTTATATCCACGTGGTCAACAATGACTTCACTCAATGGGAAATGTACGCCATCGGAGGCAGTGGAAACCCTACAATTAACAGCCAGGGAAACCGCTACACTGCTCCATCAGACCGTAATGCCAAGGAGGTGACAAAGCGTGTGGAGACGGCGGAAGGGAAGTGGAGGGACTGGAACTGGAGATCGGAGGGGGACATAATGGTAAATGGAGCATTTTTTGTGGCATCTGGAGAGGGAATGGAGCTTAAGTATGAGAAGGCCTACAGTGTGGAACCCAAGTCTGCTGTGCTTATTGACCAACTCATCATGCATGCTGGTGCCCTTGGTGTTGGTGGCAG GGACAACAACCTGGGGAAGTGGAGCTCGGACGGCGACGGAAATGGTTTAGGCTCTGGTCCAGACTATACGGATGACATGTCGGGAAGCAGCAGCATTCTACTGCCGCCACTTCCATCCACCTGCACTGTCTTCTCCTTTTTCATCTCATTGTCATTCTTGCTAGTTTTGTATGTTATCCCAGACGACATGTATTTATAA